From Megalobrama amblycephala isolate DHTTF-2021 linkage group LG24, ASM1881202v1, whole genome shotgun sequence, the proteins below share one genomic window:
- the LOC125260776 gene encoding uncharacterized protein LOC125260776, protein MWAFILYFICAEVCGEVDDILTVKVKEGGLLNLDPGLHDLNGDVQILWKFESGRQSTRVAQMHQGKIYTHYDKRLTGRVKLDQETGILTITDIRTNESGLYTALIVINTHISGRTYKVDVYAPVSVPAIRSSSALHRSTGTSEEICSVFCSVRNDRDVFISWYKGGEMVNQTSNPDLSINLSLPLELHYNDPEIYSCTAANPVSNKSVSLHMNEICPRHEDCLDHCGFTEALIRLILSGLVGIATVFFLVEHMRICSVQRRAAAAV, encoded by the exons ATGTGGGCTTTCATCTTATATTTCATCTGTGCGGAGG TGTGTGGAGAGGTTGATGACATTTTAACAGTGAAAGTGAAGGAGGGAGGTCTCCTCAATCTGGATCCAGGACTTCATGATCTAAACGGAGACGTTCAGATACTGTGGAAGTTTGAAAGCGGCAGACAAAGTACTCGTGTCGCACAGATGCATCAAGGGAAAATATACACTCATTATGACAAGAGACTCACTGGCAGAGTAAAGCTGGATCAAGAGACAGGGATTTTAACCATCACAGACATCAGAACTAATGAATCTGGACTGTATACTGCATTAATCGTCATCAATACACACATCTCAGGACGGACATATAAAGTTGATGTTTATG CACCTGTCTCTGTACCTGCCATCAGGAGCAGCTCAGCTCTGCACCGATCTACAG GTACATCAGAGGAAATATGCTCTGTGTTCTGCTCTGTGAGGAATGATCGAGACGTGTTCATCTCGTGGTATAAAGGGGGTGAAATGGTGAATCAGACCAGCAATCCTGATCTCAGCATCAACCTCAGTTTACCATTAGAGCTTCATTATAATGATCCAGAGATCTACAGCTGCACGGCTGCAAATCCAGTGAGCAACAAGAGCGTCAGTCTTCACATGAACGAGATCTGCCCACGACATGAAG ATTGTCTGGATCATTGTGGCTTCACTGAAGCTCTGATTCGACTGATTTTGTCTGGTCTGGTTGGAATCGCCACTGTTTTCTTTCTGGTTGAACATATGAGGATCTGCTCAGTTCAGAGaagagctgctgctgctgtgtga